The DNA sequence GAGATGGCGCTATTTCATCTCATCGTAGATAATAGGTTCTTCCGCCTTGCCTGTAGGCATTGCTAGCCCTAACGCGGAAGACCGGCTACGCTGCGACCATGAGACTAACCGAACGACTCTACCACGCTGCGGCGCCGATTTGGCGAAAGATCGTAAGCCATCCATTTGTGACTGGAGTAGGTGATGGTACGTTACCGCTGGAGAACTTTCGCTTCTACATGTGTCAGGATTATGTATTCCTGATCGAGTACAGTCGCTTGCTCGCGCTGGCGACGGCCAAGGCACCTGATCTCGACACCATGGGGCGATTTGCCAATCTCCTGGATGCGACGCTTAATCGTGAGATGGCGCTGCATCGGGAGTTCGCTGCGCAATGTGGCATAAGTGCTGAAGCGCTAGCGAACACTAAAGCTGCTCCAACGACCCATGCCTACACGCGGCACTTAGTGCGTGTTGCTGCACTAGGGAACCTTGCAGAAGTGGTCACGG is a window from the Deltaproteobacteria bacterium genome containing:
- the tenA gene encoding thiaminase II, with the protein product MRLTERLYHAAAPIWRKIVSHPFVTGVGDGTLPLENFRFYMCQDYVFLIEYSRLLALATAKAPDLDTMGRFANLLDATLNREMALHREFAAQCGISAEALANTKAAPTTHAYTRHLVRVAALGNLAEVVTVLLPCQWGYSEIGQLLAKRGKPASAPFYCQWIEMYASPEFTALAAWLRELLDSLDGTTSDERLQEIFSTSARYEYLFWEMSYRLEEWPV